CTCCTGCACCTGAATGCGTTCATTCGGTCGATCTCCCGGAATCGCCCGCGCAGTGCCCGCAGGTATTGCTGCCAGCTCCTGTGGGAAATACGGGTACAGCACGCTCACCTTGCCCACCGAATCCACGTTCAACAGCAGCACGAATGCATCGCGATCGGGACGGACCACAAAGTGCAGCATGTCCCCAATCCGGAAATTCCCACCCAGCGCTGCGGGTGCTATTTCAGCGGGCAACACCGCTCTGCGCGATTGAATGGCCATAGCATCCATGCGCTCTACCCAAGCCATCTGCTGAACCGTACCAAGCAGCCTTCCGACATCGTCTCTGGATGCACTGGAAACGAGGTCGCCACCCTGAGTCGCCAACTGAAACGAGCGCTGATCCCGGCTCAACGCCAGACGCAACATTGCAGGAGATGCTGCATCCGTCACGCTCACATCGGGGATGGCCAGAATGCGTCTGACCACATCTTCCGTGATCCCGGCATGAACGGCCACACCAAAAGGCCGGCGCACCACGACCGACGGCACGCCCACCACCGCCGCGCCACTCAAGAGCGCGCGCTGTCCGGTCGCGTGGGCATCATCACGCACGCTTGGCAAACGCTGAGGGGTATGCCCATAGGCACGTTGCGCCATGAACGTCGCTACCGCCTGATGCACCTCGTGCAAACTTGCGACCCCATCTCCATTGGCGTCCACTGGCAATTGGCCATTGAGCACACGCAACAACGCATCCGTCATGGCACCGTGGGCCTTGCCATCCACGGTGGGAAACTTGCTCACATAGCCTGCAGGGATATCCTTGGCCGCTTCTCCTTCTGCGCCTGCCGCCAGAAACACCACATTGCGATACGGCCAATCCTGGTTCTGCTGCAAATTCTGCTGAAACCGCTGACGCACATCGGTCATCAGGCTCTGGGCTGCAGCCTGCCGAAGCGGCACCATGCGTGAGGGCAGCCCCTCGCTGGTGAACGAGCGCACCTGTTGACCGGAATAACACGAGTCCGACACGAACCACACCTTGCGTCCGCCCTTGTCCAACTGATCGAACACCGGGCGCAGATCAGTCCGTCCGACAATCAATTGATTGAGCACGTTGGGGCTTCCCAATTGCGCATCAATCGGAATGAACGCACCACTACCGTGCGGAAGCGGCAATCCCAGCGCAGGATCCAAAGCACTTGTGCCGTGGCCTGAGAAGTAGACCAAAACTTCATCGTCTGCCTGGGTACGCTGCATCAGGCCCTGCAGCGCCTGAAGAATTTCCTTGCGCGTTGCGGCTTGGTCCACGAGAACCTGAACATTCGCCGGTGCGTAGCCCCAACGCTGCACCAACACCTGACGCAATGCCTCGACATCATTGGCAGGCCCTTGCAGACGATTCTCGGGATCTGGGTATTGCCCGACGCCCACGAGCAGTGCCACTTTGTTGGGAGCTGCATGCGTCAGAGCTGCCAACATGGAGAACGTCAGCGCCAAACCTGAGTGTCTGAGCGCTCTGAGCAGTTGAATGAAGCAGTTGGTCATGGCATTGCAATTTCGTGGTGCGGCGAGGTGAGGACTAATTTGTATAGTCCTCCATGGGCTTGTCGTTGGGTGAGCTCCACGCAGACTGCGTGGACGCCGACAGAGGCAATCCCACTCTTTCATTGGATGGGGGAATCGGTTTCATGAACCACTTGTCGTACAACAGCCAAAGACTGCCATCCGCAATTTGGCGTTTGATGGAGTCGTCCACCATCTTCTTGAAGGCCGCATCATCCTTGCGCAGCATGCAGGCAATGGGTTCATGGGCGAACGTGTCGGCCAGAATCTTGTAGCCAGCGGGATTGGCGGATCGCGAGATGAACCGTGCCAAGATACTGCTGTCCATCACAAAGGCATCAGCACGCCCCATTTCGAGAAGTCCGAATGAATCACTGTGGTCCTTGCCCGACAGCTCCTTGAAGTCGACGCCGACTGCACGCGGATGCCTCCTCAACTGCGCCAAGGACATGGTCCCCAATGTGCCCGCAACTGTCCGTCCATTGAGCTCCTTGATGGACGTGATGCCCGAACTGAGCTTGACTGCAATACTCTGCTCTTCAACGAATGTAGTCACGGCAAACGCCACGTCCCTCTGCCTCGTCCTGTTGTTGGTCGTTGATCCGCACTCGATGTCGATCGTGCCATTCATAACCAGGGGAATGCGATTCTGCGACGTCACCGGCTGATACTTGATATCCAACTTCGGCATCCCGAGCGACTTCTGGATATCACGCAGAACGATTTCACCCATCTCCGTGTGGAACCCCGTATATTTCCCATTGCCCAACGTGTAGCTCAAGCCTGCGGCTTCACGCACACCAAGGGTTATGGCTCCTGACTCCTTGACCTTGGCAAGGGTGCCACTCAATTGCATGACGGGTGCCACGGGCGCTGTGCTTGGTGCGGTTGGTGCGGTCGGCGTAGCCACCACAGGTCTATCCGTTACCACTGGATTGGTGCGCGGCGTCAGGCTAGAGACTGAAATCCGTGCCACGCTCGCATAACGGCCATTGGGATATTCATTGAGAAAGGCGGTGTATGCCTCCAGCGTGTTGGAGCGCCGAGTGATGTCCCACGCAATGGCCTCTGGATCAACGCGTTCCACATTTCCCGTGGGGACAGGTGCCACACTGGCTACCTGAGTTGCCTGCCCGGCCAGATACAGCCGGTCAGTGATGCTCATCTCGCTGATGCGCGGCTCCTGCTTGCCATTGCTCAGTTGCCGAACCTCAGCTGTGGTGTTGCGGAACACATCCATCAATTCCAGACCTGGCTTCTGCAGCTCCCGAGCCAATACCTTGGCATAGTCCCCGTTGTCACTGGCCGTGGTGTTGGGTGCGGTTGCAAACGCCACCATCGTGCCCGTGGGTGCATCCATGCGCCCCAGGCCTTTCGTTCCACTGCGCGTGGTCGAGGCCAGCGGATTGTCCCGGCACGCATCCAACACCAGGATCGCAGCCTTGGGACGCGCCCCCTGGATTTGCCTCAGCACCGAATTGGCGGAAACCGCTTCCACCTCGTAATCACTTTCCTTGTCGATCGTCGCGCCAACGGGCACGAGGTAGTTTTCACCACCGGCCTGCGTGCCATGTCCGCTGTAGTACATGAACGCGACATCGGCCCCTTGAGCAGCCGTACCAAAGTCCCGCACCGCACGCTTCATCTGGTTTTGGTTGGCGTTGAGCACTTTCTGTACTGTGAACCCCAGCTTGTTCAGTGCTGTCTCCATCGCTGCAATATCATTGGGAGGATTGGTCAAGCGGCCCACACTGTAGTTGGCGTTTCCAACGAGCAGCGCCACGCGGCGAGCGTGGGCTGGGGCGATGCAGATCAGCAAGGCCAGGCACAGAAGATGCCATGGCCTTACCGCTGAACAACTGGTTAAGGCGATTCGGCGCATAAGTTTCCATCTCCCCGCTCAGCGTGATCGCCGCTTTTCACATGCCGCATTGTTTAATTTCAGAAAATTCCAAGGCATAAATTTCACCGAAAATTGATTTCATGGATTAATGGAAATCTTGAAATCCTCGTACCTCGTAGTCATTCGGGATCCATAATCCCCTTCAGCAATAATAATATTGCGAAATTGCGTATCTGGAAATATGAAGACCGCTGACCGAGAATCGTAAACACCTAGCGCACTCAAAAATTGGCCGTAATCCTCTATGTAATGATCAATTTGGTTATCAAAAGAGTGTGTTTTTCCTACCATCGTATAACCCCCTTTGCAACGAATCGTCCAGGCCTTTCCAGTCAAAGCGTGATAAAGCTCGGACGCTGCACGCGCGCCCGTCACTGTGCATTCACGCTCATTCTGGCTATCATAATTTCGATCGCTCAAATAGGCTATTCGGCTGCGCCATGTGAATCGAGCGCCTTCTCGCATTGGAAAAATACTACCATTCAACTCCAAGTCTTCAATCCGAGTATCGAATTTTCCGCCAATATATCCACCGAGATACAAACCACCGCAGTGAGCACTGGATATTGATGCTTGCACTCCATCAAATTTAGTTTCCTTACTCGCATCTATACACCCCAATCCGGAAGCTCGAATATTCCAATTTTCTCTTTGCACGTGTGCTGCTGGTTTAGGAATTGTTCTGCTTTTTGCACCAATATATTCCGTATCCTTTATCGATTGAAACTGGACATTGATTCCAACAGTTGCTGGTATGTTTCGAAAATTTTCGGATTCACGAATGGTTCGAACTATTTTGTCGCTGAGCTGGTATTTGGCAATGAGGTCGGCGGGTATTTCGACAGGCCCCGATCTCTTGGCCAGCGGGACCAACGTTTGTTGTACAGGGGCTGCCACCACTGGTGCAGTCACTGCTGGAGTTCCCTCTCCCATTCCAATGCGCGCCGCACTCGCATAGCGCCCCGACGGAAAATCCGTCAAATAGGCGCGATACGCCGCAGGTGTATTGGCAGTCTTGGCAGCAGCCCAGGCTTCGTCTTCCGGATTGCTTGTGCTCGGTCGGTTTGTTGGCACAGGTGCAATGCTGGCCAGTTGAGTGCTCGGCTCTTCTTTCTGCGCTCCCTCTTTGAGCACAAACCTTCCGCGCAGACCCACGTCCTCACGAGGCTTCTGTTTCCCGCCCGTGAGCCGCTCCACCTCTGTGGCAGTGCGGTCAAACACCTCGCGCACATCCAAACCTGGAATGGACAACTGTTTGGCCAATTGTTCTGTGTAGACCCCGTTCTTGCCCATGCCGTCGTCGGCCACGCTGCCGGGGTTGGTGGCATAGGCCACGATGGAGCCTGTGGGCACGCTCATACGGCCCAGACCACGGCTGCTGCTACGCGAGGCCCCGGCGTATGGGCTGTCACGGCACGCATCCAGAATGACCAGCCCTACCCTGGCCTTGGCGTCTTCGATTCGGCGCAGCACGCTGTTGGCGTCTACTGCTTCGTCCAGCACATCGCTTTCCGCACGGATTTGGGCGCTCAGTGGAATCAGGAAATTGCTGCCTGCCACCTGCGTGCCGTGGCCTGCAAAATAGAACAGCGCCACATCCGCATTGGCCGCCTTGGCCTCGAATTCGCGCAGTGCTGCCAACATGCCTCTGCGGTCGGCATTGCGCACCAACGTCACATCGAATTTCAAATCCCGCAGCGTGCGCTGCATCAGCTCGGCATCGTTGACAGGGTTGCGCAGTGGTTTGTCTGCATAGGCCGCATTTCCGACAACCAAAGCAACCCGACGAGCGTGAGCTGGGGCAATGCATATCAGCAAGACGAGACACAGGCAATGCCATGGCCTCAAGTTCACACGGCTGAAAATGGGGATCGCATTCATGGTTGGCCTATTTCTTTTCTTGAGTCAGTTCAGCTTCGCAGCCGCCCATTTGTTCCATTCACTGTCAATGAATCGACGGAATCCGGCTGGTGTCTGGCGTTCATCCTTGACGACCATGCGACCTTGTTGCGCCATCTGACGCACGTAAGCTCCGTCTTCACTGACCTTCTTCAGGGCTTGGCTCAGGCGATCCAACGTGTCCGCAGACATTCCTTTGGGTGCAAACAGTCCAACCCATGCCGTGGTTTCGCCGGACACCGAAGCATTGATCACAGGCATTCCATTCAGTTGAGGCAACGGCGAACTCTTTGTGATGCCCAATACCTGCAGCTTTCCGGAACGCACATGCGACATAAGCGCATTGCTTGTGTCGCACATGATGTCAACACGTCCGGCGATCAGATCTGCAACCGCAGGCTCAGAGCCGCCTTTGTATGGGACATGCAGCACACGCGGATTCATGGCCCTCAACTCGCGCTCGCCACACAAGTGCGACAAGGTTCCAGAACCCGCACTCGCATAGGTTTGTGCTTGAGTGCCACTCCTGCCCGGACGAGAGACCACGAGCAAGGGCGACTCAGACAACAGCCCCAGTGCGTCGACATCCGAGCGTGTTTGATACGAGGCCGACGAATTCATCTGGGAGGTAGAGATGAAATACCCCGAGTTCACCATCAAGGTCAGCCCGTCAGGTGTACTGCTCATCAGCTTCTTGGTACCCGTGGCTCCCCATTCTCCTGGAACATTGCTCACTACCACCGTGGCACCCAGCGCTCGACTCAGCATGGGTGCGAGTGTCTTTGCCGTACTGTCCACCGGCCCTCCGGCAACAAATGGCACGATGAGCGTCATCTTCTTGCCGGCAAATACGGTGCTCGGAGCTGACGCCGCAGCCATCGCCACCGGAGCGTTGGGAGTTGGGTCCACTCGCGGAGCATGGGCCGCGACCTCGGACACTCCGGCCGGCACTGGCGCAACGCTGGCGACCTGCACCGCGGGTGCCATCTTGAAATAGAAATCGCCCTTCAGACTGCCTTCCACCCATGGCTCCTGCTGTCCTTTGCTGGCCTTTTCCACGGCGGCGGA
This genomic stretch from Diaphorobacter sp. HDW4B harbors:
- a CDS encoding caspase family protein codes for the protein MKEWDCLCRRPRSLRGAHPTTSPWRTIQISPHLAAPRNCNAMTNCFIQLLRALRHSGLALTFSMLAALTHAAPNKVALLVGVGQYPDPENRLQGPANDVEALRQVLVQRWGYAPANVQVLVDQAATRKEILQALQGLMQRTQADDEVLVYFSGHGTSALDPALGLPLPHGSGAFIPIDAQLGSPNVLNQLIVGRTDLRPVFDQLDKGGRKVWFVSDSCYSGQQVRSFTSEGLPSRMVPLRQAAAQSLMTDVRQRFQQNLQQNQDWPYRNVVFLAAGAEGEAAKDIPAGYVSKFPTVDGKAHGAMTDALLRVLNGQLPVDANGDGVASLHEVHQAVATFMAQRAYGHTPQRLPSVRDDAHATGQRALLSGAAVVGVPSVVVRRPFGVAVHAGITEDVVRRILAIPDVSVTDAASPAMLRLALSRDQRSFQLATQGGDLVSSASRDDVGRLLGTVQQMAWVERMDAMAIQSRRAVLPAEIAPAALGGNFRIGDMLHFVVRPDRDAFVLLLNVDSVGKVSVLYPYFPQELAAIPAGTARAIPGDRPNERIQVQEPLGMDVQLLFAFDQMPAEMARWVKRTDIAPGDPSLLELERMVQSNKGLLSYARTELRVEAK
- a CDS encoding amino acid ABC transporter substrate-binding protein, translating into MQLSGTLAKVKESGAITLGVREAAGLSYTLGNGKYTGFHTEMGEIVLRDIQKSLGMPKLDIKYQPVTSQNRIPLVMNGTIDIECGSTTNNRTRQRDVAFAVTTFVEEQSIAVKLSSGITSIKELNGRTVAGTLGTMSLAQLRRHPRAVGVDFKELSGKDHSDSFGLLEMGRADAFVMDSSILARFISRSANPAGYKILADTFAHEPIACMLRKDDAAFKKMVDDSIKRQIADGSLWLLYDKWFMKPIPPSNERVGLPLSASTQSAWSSPNDKPMEDYTN
- a CDS encoding caspase family protein, which translates into the protein MNAIPIFSRVNLRPWHCLCLVLLICIAPAHARRVALVVGNAAYADKPLRNPVNDAELMQRTLRDLKFDVTLVRNADRRGMLAALREFEAKAANADVALFYFAGHGTQVAGSNFLIPLSAQIRAESDVLDEAVDANSVLRRIEDAKARVGLVILDACRDSPYAGASRSSSRGLGRMSVPTGSIVAYATNPGSVADDGMGKNGVYTEQLAKQLSIPGLDVREVFDRTATEVERLTGGKQKPREDVGLRGRFVLKEGAQKEEPSTQLASIAPVPTNRPSTSNPEDEAWAAAKTANTPAAYRAYLTDFPSGRYASAARIGMGEGTPAVTAPVVAAPVQQTLVPLAKRSGPVEIPADLIAKYQLSDKIVRTIRESENFRNIPATVGINVQFQSIKDTEYIGAKSRTIPKPAAHVQRENWNIRASGLGCIDASKETKFDGVQASISSAHCGGLYLGGYIGGKFDTRIEDLELNGSIFPMREGARFTWRSRIAYLSDRNYDSQNERECTVTGARAASELYHALTGKAWTIRCKGGYTMVGKTHSFDNQIDHYIEDYGQFLSALGVYDSRSAVFIFPDTQFRNIIIAEGDYGSRMTTRYEDFKISINP
- a CDS encoding tripartite tricarboxylate transporter substrate-binding protein; its protein translation is MLKPLRSRRAQFGESLAMSKNPRVIRWSAKPWHFLCLVMLLCIAPAHARRIALVVGNAAYAESLLKNPVNDARAMQAKLQRLDFEVTQVENLKREDIGRTVNSFASKIRPGDDVVVFYAGHGVQVKGGNYLPAVDAKIQSEEDVPLNSLNLSNLLDRLDEAKAGVKILLLDACRNNPYARGFRSGTRGLARIQDAPSGTLMHFATRPGSVAADGSGDNGLYTTELLRSIEEPGVPIELMLKRVSAAVEKASKGQQEPWVEGSLKGDFYFKMAPAVQVASVAPVPAGVSEVAAHAPRVDPTPNAPVAMAAASAPSTVFAGKKMTLIVPFVAGGPVDSTAKTLAPMLSRALGATVVVSNVPGEWGATGTKKLMSSTPDGLTLMVNSGYFISTSQMNSSASYQTRSDVDALGLLSESPLLVVSRPGRSGTQAQTYASAGSGTLSHLCGERELRAMNPRVLHVPYKGGSEPAVADLIAGRVDIMCDTSNALMSHVRSGKLQVLGITKSSPLPQLNGMPVINASVSGETTAWVGLFAPKGMSADTLDRLSQALKKVSEDGAYVRQMAQQGRMVVKDERQTPAGFRRFIDSEWNKWAAAKLN